GCCGGCGACCGCCTGCTGCAGCTGGATGCCGAGATCGCCCGCGCCAGCGCCCGCTGGAGCGAGGCCGCCGCTGCGCTCACCGCTACCCGCGGCGCGGCCGGCGAGGCGCTGGCGACCGCCACCACCGCCCTGATCGACGAGCTGGGCATGGGCGGCGGACGCTTCCTGGTCGAGCTGGAGCCTGCGCCCGCCGCCGGCACCCGCCCGGACCCGAACGGCGCCGAGCGGGTTGAGTTTCTGGTCGCGGCCAACGCCGGCCAGCCGCCGCGCCCGCTGCGCAAGGTCGCTTCCGGCGGCGAGCTGTCGCGCATCTCGCTGGCGATCGAGGTCGCCGCGCTGGGTTCGGACGCGGTGCCGACGATGGTGTTCGACGAGGTCGATTCGGGCATCGGCGGCGCCGTGGCCGAGATCGTCGGGCGCAAGCTGCGCGCCCTGGGCCGTTCGCGCCAGGTGCTGTGCGTGACCCACCAGCCGCAGGTCGCGGCCCAGGGCCATGCCCACTACAGGGTCAGCAAGGCGCCAGTGGAAGGCATCACCCGCAGTTCGGTCGAGCGCCTGGACGGCGAAGGCCGGCTGGCCGAGGTGGCGCGCATGCTCGGCGGCGTCGAGGTCGGCCCGGAAGCCCACGCCGCCGCCCGCCGGCTGCTGGAGGAAGCGGTGGCCGCCGATGCGGCAGAGTCCGCGCCCAGGCGTGGCGGCTCGCGCCAGCGCGCCGCGGCAGCCCGCTGAGGCGCCCACCCCTTGCTGCAACGAAAACGGCGCCCCTGGGGCGCCGTTGCTTCATCGGCCGAGGCGACCTTCAGCGCCGCGGGCGGCGCACGTAAAGGACCAGCGAGTGGTCCTCCAGCTCGTAGCCGTGCTGGGCGGCGATCTCGCGCTGCAGTTTCTCGATCTCGGCGCTCTCGAACTCGATGATCTTGCCGGTGTCCAGGTCGACCATGTGGTCGTGGTGGTCGCCGCGGTCCAGCTCGTAGATGGCCTGGCCGCCCTCGAAGTTGTGCTTGATCACCAGCCCGGCCGCCTCGAACTGGGTCAGCACGCGGTACACGGTGGCCAGGCCGATCTCGTCGCCCTGCTCCAGCAGGCGGCGGTAGATCGCCTCGGCGGTCAGGTGGTGCTGGGGCTGTTTCTCCTCCAACAACTCGAGGATGCGTACCCGCGGGTGGGTCACCTTCAGGCCCACGCGACGAAGTTCGTTGGATTCCATGCCCTAGCTCCATTCACTGCCGGTTTACCGCCGCCGCCCCGCAGGGAGGCCGCTCGACGCGCCGGGAGTGTATCATCGGGACCACTTTCACCCCCGCGTACACGCAATGCCAAGCCTGTCCCGCCTGCTGCTGATCGCCCCCGTCTCGCTGGCCCTCGCCGGTTGCGGCATCCTCTACAAGCAGCCGATCTACCAGGGCAACCTGATGGAAAAGGACGCGGTGGACCAGCTGCGTCCGGGCCTGAGCAAGCAGCAGGTCGCCGGCCTGCTCGGCACGCCGTCCCTGGCCGATCCGTTCCACGCCCAGCGCTGGGACTACGCCGCCAGCGAGCGCACCGACCGCGCCGGCAACGTGGAAGCCAAGACCCTGACCCTGCACTTCGAGAACGACACACTCGTGCGCTGGGAAGGCGACTACTTCCCCGAGCAGGACCTGGAGCTGGCCCGCAAGTCGCTGCGCCAGTTCGGCCCGAACATCGCCAAGGACAAGGACAAGCGCCGCCGCTGAGTTTCAGCGGCCGCCGCGCTGCGCGCCCGCACGCCGCCGGCGCGCTTCCTTGGGGTCGACCAGCAGCGGCCTCAGCAGCTCCACCCGATCCCCCTCGTGCAGCCGCGTCTCCGGCTGCGCCGCCACGCCAAACACTGCGTAGCCGGCCACCTCGTCCTTGCCTTCAAGATCGGCCGCGCGCACCGCGTCGGCCACGGTCGCCCCATCCCCGAGTTCCAGCCAGCACTGCGCGAAGCGGTGCGGCCAGGCGATGACGACCTCTACCCGCATCCCTCAGGCCTCGCGGTCGGCCACGCGCACGAAGTCGTCGACCATGCGGTCGGCCAACCCCTGGAAGCCGAGGGTGAACACCGGCCCGAGCAGGCGCGAGGCCGGCTCGAACTCCAGGGTCAGGCTGACCTTGCACGAGGATTCGTCCAGGGCATGGAAGATCCACACGCCGTGCAGCTTGCGGAACGGGCCATCGCGCAGCTGCATGTCGATGCGGCCGGGGCGCTCCAGGCGGTTCTCGGTGGTGAACCAGGTGCGCAGCGAACCCAGGCCCAGGTCCAGGCGCGCGACCATGCGGTCCTCTTCCTGCTCCAGGATCCGGGCCTGCTCGCACCATGAGAAACGCCGCGGGTAGGCGGCCACGTCGTTGACCAGGTCGAACATGCGGGTCGCCGGATGGCCGACCAGGGCACTGCGGGTGATGCTTGGCATTTAACCTAGGGCGTCTGCGGCCGCCCGATTTGGGCGACAATGGAGGGATGAGCAAGAAACCGCCCAATGATAAGGCAAAGGCCAAATCCAAGGCCGAGCCAGCCACCCGCACCATCGCCCTGAACAAGCGCGCGAAGTTCGAGTACCACCTGGTCGAGCGTTTCGAGGCCGGCCTGGCGCTGCAGGGCTGGGAGGTCAAGGCGATCCGCGCCGGCCGCGCCAACCTGACCGACGGCTACGCCTATGTCCAGGACGGCGAGATCTACCTGATCGGCGCCCAGGTCACGCCGCTGATCCAGGCCTCCACCCACGTGGTGGCCAACGACCGCCGCACCCGCAAGCTGCTGCTGCACCGGCACGAGATCGACAAGCTGATCGGCGGCGTCCAGCGCGACGGCTACACCATCGTGCCCACCGCGATGTACTGGAAGGGCAACAAGGTCAAGCTGGAGATCGCCCTGGCCAAGGGCAAGCAGGAGCACGACAAGCGCGATACCGCGAAGGAACGCGACTGGCAGCGCGAGAAGCAGCGGGTCATGCGCCGGCACAACAAGGACGCCTGAGCGCGCCGAGCAGGCAAGAAAAAAAGCCCGGGTTTCCCCGGGCTTTTCGCTTTTGGTGGAGGTGGGCGGAGTTGAACCGCCGTCCGAAGGTACTCGGTCTCCGGCACTACATGCTTAGCTCACCGTTGGTTCTCGTCCCTCGGCAGCACGGCGTGCTAAGCGCACCTCGGGACATGCCTGTTGAGTCTTGACCGCTGGCTGACAGGTAACCACCAGCGGAGCATCCCGTGATAATGACCCTACATCCACGAGCACAGGCACAAGTGGGTTCGGGGCTACGCCTTAAGCGGCGAGAGCGTAGTTGTCGTCGTTGGCAACTATGAGTTTTGCCGCTGGATTAACGAGGAAAGCTGCCCCCTCGGCATGCGCCAGTCGACTTCGCATCCCCCGTCGAAACCAGGACACCCCCGGAAACTTCGGGCGAAGTTGCATCGCCAGACGGTGACCAGTGTAGGGACGGCCACCTGCCCGCACAAGGCGCACGGCTTTCCAGGCACGGATACGGTTCATGCACCGGGTTTCACCCGGCGCCCCGCCCCGCCCTAGCCTGTGCCCCATGCCCCGCAAGGACGATCCCGAGCGCGTAGAGCAGGCGCCGCGGCTGGCCAGGCCAGTGGACGAGGTGCCGCAAGGCAGCCTGTCGGCCCTGCGCCGGGAGGCGGCCGGTTGCCGGCGATGCCCGCTGTGGCGACCCGCCACCCAGACCGTGTTCGGCGCCGGCCCGGCACGCGCGCAGGTCCTGCTGGTCGGCGAGCAGCCCGGCGACCGCGAGGACCTGGAAGGCAAACCCTTCGTCGGCCCCGCCGGACAGCTGCTGCGCAAGGCGCTGGTCGAGGCCGGCCTGGCTCCGCAATCGCTTTACCTGACCAACACCGTCAAGCACTTCAAGTTCCAGCCACGCGGCAAGCGCCGCCTGCACCAGCGCGCCAACGCCGCCGAGCAGGCGGCCTGCCGGCCCTGGCTGGCTGCCGAGCTGGACCGGATCAACCCGGATATCGTCGTCGCGCTGGGTGCGATGGCGGCGCAGACGCTGTTCGGACCGGGTTTCCGCCTCACCCACCAGCGCGGCCAGTGGCAACGCCTCGGCCCGCATACGCAGGCACTGGCCACCTGGCATCCGTCCGCCATCCTGCGCATGCGGTCGCCGGAGCGCGAAGCCGCTTACGCGCAGCTGCTGGCCGACCTTCGCCGCCTGCACGACCCGCCCGCGGGCTAACCGGCTGCAGTGATTGCATCGCCCGCGCGGCGCCCTCGCCCGCTGTTCACGGCCGCGGCGCTGCAATGGTCCGGGTTTCCACACCGGAGTACGCCCCATGGCCCGATGCGACCTGTGCGGCAACGACTACGACAAGGCCTTCAAGGTCACCCTGGCCGACGGCAGCGGCGGCACCTACGACTCGTTCGAATGCGCGATCCAGGCGCTGGCGCCGACCTGCGAGCACTGCGGCTGCCGGATCATCGGCCACGGCGCCGAGAGCGACGGCCGCTTCTTCTGCTGCGCGCACTGCGCCACCCACGCCGGGGTCGAGGGCATCGACGACCGGGCCTGATGCCCGCCCTACTTCGGCGGGTCCTCCGGCGCAACCAGGTTGCGCCGTTCGAACCAGCGCAGCAAGGTCAGCACCGCGAGGGTCAGCATGGCGATGGCGAAGCCCAGCGCCAGGTAGCCGAAGCCCACGGTGATGCCGATCGCCGCCACCGTCAGCAGGGACGCGGCCGTGGTGATGCCCTGCACCCCGTCGCCCTTGCGGCTGGCGAAGATGGTGCCGGCGCCGATGAAGGAAACGCCGGCCACCACCGCCTCGACCAGGCGCAGCGGATCGATGCGCAGGCCGGTGCCGGCGTAGTGGTCGTCCTCCAGCACCATCCGGCTCAGTCCCAGCAGCAGGGCCGAGGTGCCCGCAACCAGCATGTGGGTACGGAAGCCGGCCGGTCGGTCCTTCAGTTCACGCTCGTAGCCGATGGCCCCGCCGAGGGCCATCGCATAGACCACGGCCGGCAGCACGCGAAGTTGTTCCATCCATTCCATGCGCGCACCTTCCCCGGCGCCGCGCGCAGGCGCCGTGAAGGATGGCGACGCGCCTCAATGCCCCAGCGGCGGTACCCATTGCGCGGCGGCAATACCAGCCTCCGTGGAGGTCCCGGGCGCATCCGCACGGGCCTGGGTGCCACCCAGCGCCTTGTACACCGCCACCGCGGCGATGTTGACCGCCGCCTCGGCCTCGGCCAGGGCGTCGTCGGCGGCCAGCTGGGTGCGCTGGGCATCGAGCAGGGTCAGGAAGTCGGTGCCGCCTTCGCGGTAGCCGACCTGGGCCAGGCGTTCGGCCTCGCGTGCGGCCTCGGCCTGGTCGACCACGATGCGCAGCCGCTCCTGGCGGCGGGCATAGTCCTGCAGCGCGTTCTCGGCATCCTCCAGCGCCGCGAGCACGGCCATCTCGTACTGCACCGCCGCCGCGTCGGCGCCGGCCTCGGCCGCGCGCAGGCGTGCGCGCACGCTGCCCATGTCGAACGCGGCCCAGCTGATCGACGGACTCACCTGCCAGGCCTCGTTGCGCCCGGCCACCAGCGAGGAGAACTCGCCGGACAGGAAGCCGGCGAAGCCGCGGATGCTGATCCGCGGGAACAGGTCGGCGGTGGCCACCCCTACCCGCGCGGTGGCCGAGGCCAGGCGACGCTCGGCGGCACGCACGTCGGGACGGCTGCGCAGCAGCTCGCGGGTATCGCCCAGCGGCAGCTCACGTGCGTAGGCCGCGACCGGCCGGGGTGCCAGCAGCTCGTCCAGCGCCCCCGGCTGCAGCCCCTGCAGCACGGCGAGCCGGTAGCGCGCGGTCGCCTCCATGGAGCGCAGCAGCGGGATGTCGGCCTCGATCGCCTTCAGCCGCGCACGGCTGCTGTGCACGTCCAGCGCGCTCCCCGCGCCCAGGTCGCGACGTGTCTCGGTCAGGCGCTGGGTCTGGTCGAGGTTGCGCAGGGTGCGCTCGGCCACCTCGATCCGCTTCTGGGTGCCGCGCAGCAGGAAGTAGTTGCGCGCCACCTCGGCGGCAATGCTCACCTGCACGTCGTCCAGCCCGGCCTGCTCGGCCTGCAGGTCGGCGCGCGCGGCTTCGGCGCCGCGACGCAGGCGACCGAACAGGTCCAGTTCCCAGGCCGCATCGAAACCGAGCGTGTAGACCTCGTCGATGCCACCGCCGGCCGCATCGGGCTGGCGGGTGCGGTCGCCGGTGGCGGCCGCACCCACGTGCGGCCACGGATCCAGCCGACGCTCGCTGAACACCGCGCGTGCCGCGCTGACGCGGGTCATGGCCAGGCGCAGGTCGGGGTTGGCCAGCAGCGAGTCGCTGACCAGCTTCTCCAGCACCGGGTCGTCGAACTGCGCCCACCACTGGGCCACGGCGACGCCGGGGGCGAAGGCTTCGCCGGTCGCGTTGTGCAGGTTCACGTCCGGCGGTACCGGAACGCGGTAGTCGGGCCCGACCGCGCACGCCGAGAGCACGGCGGTGGCGACGGCCACTACAAGGGTGCGGATCACCATGGCAGCGTTTCTCCCAGGTGGGTGAAGGTTCCGGTGGGGCCGTCGGCGCCCAGCAGTGCCATCGCGACACTGCTGCGGGCGCCATCGCTGACATCCATTTCGGCCCCGGGATTCATGTCGGTCTTGACGTTGCCGGGATGGATGGCATTGACCTTGATCCCCGCTTCGCGCAGTTCCCAGGCCAGCTGCACGGTCCAGGCGTTCACCGCGCTCTTGGAGGCGTTGTAGGCCGGGATCTTGATCGCGTAGTAGTCGGACTGCGGGTCGGCCTGCAGGGCGATCGAGCCGAGCACGCTGGACACGTTGACGATCCGCCCGGATCCGGAGGCGCGCAGCAGTGGCAGGAAGGCGCGGGTCACCTCGATCACGCCGAACACATTGGTATCGAAGGTTCGGCGCCAGGTTTCGGGGGACTGTTCCGAAGGCTTGCTGTCCCAGTCGTCCAGGGCAACGCCGGCGTTGTTGACCAGGATGTCGAGCCGGCCATGGCGGCGCTGCACTTCGTCGACGGCGGCGCGGATGCTTTCGCCGTCGGTGACGTCGAGCGCGATTGCCTCCACCGGCAGGCCCTGGGACTGCAGGCCGAGGCTGGCCTCGACCGCGCGTTCGCGGTCGCGCCCGGCCAGCAGCGTGTGGACCCCGGCCTGCGCCAGCTGGCGCACGGTTTCCAGGCCGATGCCGCGGGTGGCGCCGGTGACCAGGGCGATACGGGAAGTGGTGTTCATGGATGCGTTTCCTTTGTCATTCGTGGGGGACTGGCGCGGCGGGGGCGCCGCTGCCAGGAAAGGCTGCCGGCCCGGTGGCGACGGTTCGCGCCACATCCGGACATGGCAGGCGGGAACTCATGCGCGCACCTCGGCGCCGTCGGCATGCGCCGCGTGCGGCTCGTGGGTGACCAGCGGGCGGTTGGCCAGCTTGCGCAGGGCGACGTAGAACACCGGGGTCAGGAACAGGCCGAACAGGGTCACGCCGAGCATTCCGGCGAAGACGGTGATGCCGGTGACCGAGCGGACCTCCGCACCGGCGCCATGCGACAGCACCAGCGGCACGGTGCCGGCGATGAACGCCACCGAGGTCATCACGATCGGGCGCAGGCGCAGGCGGCAGGCTTCCAGCGCGGATTCGATGATTCCCTTGCCCTGCATCTCCAGCTCGCGGGCGAACTCGACGATCAGGATCGCGTTCTTGCACGCCAGGCCCATCAGCACCACCAGGCCGACCTGCACGAACACGTTGTTGTCGCCACCGGTCAGCCACACGCCCAGCAGCGCGGACAGCAGGGTCATCGGCACGATCAGGATCACCGCCAGCGGCAGGGTCCAGCTCTCGTACAGCGCCGACAGCACCAGGAAGGCCAGCAGCACCGCCAGCGGGAACACCACCAGCGCGGCCTTGCCCTGGGTCGCCTGCTGGTAGCTCAGCTCGCTCCAGTCGATGCCCATGCCCGGCGGCAGAACCTGCCCGGCCAGCTCGGTGATCTTCGCCATCGCCTCGCCGGAGGACAGCACGCGCGGATCGGCGTCGCCC
This genomic interval from Pseudoxanthomonas suwonensis 11-1 contains the following:
- a CDS encoding efflux transporter outer membrane subunit, producing the protein MVIRTLVVAVATAVLSACAVGPDYRVPVPPDVNLHNATGEAFAPGVAVAQWWAQFDDPVLEKLVSDSLLANPDLRLAMTRVSAARAVFSERRLDPWPHVGAAATGDRTRQPDAAGGGIDEVYTLGFDAAWELDLFGRLRRGAEAARADLQAEQAGLDDVQVSIAAEVARNYFLLRGTQKRIEVAERTLRNLDQTQRLTETRRDLGAGSALDVHSSRARLKAIEADIPLLRSMEATARYRLAVLQGLQPGALDELLAPRPVAAYARELPLGDTRELLRSRPDVRAAERRLASATARVGVATADLFPRISIRGFAGFLSGEFSSLVAGRNEAWQVSPSISWAAFDMGSVRARLRAAEAGADAAAVQYEMAVLAALEDAENALQDYARRQERLRIVVDQAEAAREAERLAQVGYREGGTDFLTLLDAQRTQLAADDALAEAEAAVNIAAVAVYKALGGTQARADAPGTSTEAGIAAAQWVPPLGH
- a CDS encoding MgtC/SapB family protein codes for the protein MEWMEQLRVLPAVVYAMALGGAIGYERELKDRPAGFRTHMLVAGTSALLLGLSRMVLEDDHYAGTGLRIDPLRLVEAVVAGVSFIGAGTIFASRKGDGVQGITTAASLLTVAAIGITVGFGYLALGFAIAMLTLAVLTLLRWFERRNLVAPEDPPK
- the smpB gene encoding SsrA-binding protein SmpB, which codes for MSKKPPNDKAKAKSKAEPATRTIALNKRAKFEYHLVERFEAGLALQGWEVKAIRAGRANLTDGYAYVQDGEIYLIGAQVTPLIQASTHVVANDRRTRKLLLHRHEIDKLIGGVQRDGYTIVPTAMYWKGNKVKLEIALAKGKQEHDKRDTAKERDWQREKQRVMRRHNKDA
- a CDS encoding type II toxin-antitoxin system RatA family toxin translates to MPSITRSALVGHPATRMFDLVNDVAAYPRRFSWCEQARILEQEEDRMVARLDLGLGSLRTWFTTENRLERPGRIDMQLRDGPFRKLHGVWIFHALDESSCKVSLTLEFEPASRLLGPVFTLGFQGLADRMVDDFVRVADREA
- a CDS encoding SDR family oxidoreductase, translated to MNTTSRIALVTGATRGIGLETVRQLAQAGVHTLLAGRDRERAVEASLGLQSQGLPVEAIALDVTDGESIRAAVDEVQRRHGRLDILVNNAGVALDDWDSKPSEQSPETWRRTFDTNVFGVIEVTRAFLPLLRASGSGRIVNVSSVLGSIALQADPQSDYYAIKIPAYNASKSAVNAWTVQLAWELREAGIKVNAIHPGNVKTDMNPGAEMDVSDGARSSVAMALLGADGPTGTFTHLGETLPW
- the fur gene encoding ferric iron uptake transcriptional regulator codes for the protein MESNELRRVGLKVTHPRVRILELLEEKQPQHHLTAEAIYRRLLEQGDEIGLATVYRVLTQFEAAGLVIKHNFEGGQAIYELDRGDHHDHMVDLDTGKIIEFESAEIEKLQREIAAQHGYELEDHSLVLYVRRPRR
- a CDS encoding RnfH family protein; this translates as MRVEVVIAWPHRFAQCWLELGDGATVADAVRAADLEGKDEVAGYAVFGVAAQPETRLHEGDRVELLRPLLVDPKEARRRRAGAQRGGR
- a CDS encoding outer membrane protein assembly factor BamE, with protein sequence MSRLLLIAPVSLALAGCGILYKQPIYQGNLMEKDAVDQLRPGLSKQQVAGLLGTPSLADPFHAQRWDYAASERTDRAGNVEAKTLTLHFENDTLVRWEGDYFPEQDLELARKSLRQFGPNIAKDKDKRRR
- a CDS encoding UdgX family uracil-DNA binding protein (This protein belongs to the uracil DNA glycosylase superfamily, members of which act in excision repair of DNA. However, it belongs more specifically to UdgX branch, whose founding member was found to bind uracil in DNA (where it does not belong), without cleaving it, appears to promote DNA repair by a pathway involving RecA, rather than base excision.), with the protein product MPRKDDPERVEQAPRLARPVDEVPQGSLSALRREAAGCRRCPLWRPATQTVFGAGPARAQVLLVGEQPGDREDLEGKPFVGPAGQLLRKALVEAGLAPQSLYLTNTVKHFKFQPRGKRRLHQRANAAEQAACRPWLAAELDRINPDIVVALGAMAAQTLFGPGFRLTHQRGQWQRLGPHTQALATWHPSAILRMRSPEREAAYAQLLADLRRLHDPPAG